The DNA region TTTCTTCTctgaaataaattgaaaatataaataaatacaaaaaaaaagaaactgaaaaatgaaaaaaatgaagccttagcaactatataaaatcaaaaccTCTCTTCATGAAGTACTTCAGAAATTTGGTCTTCCATTTGCTCAATTATATGAGACCACTTATGTATAGATTGCTCAGCAACAATACGGCTTTTCAGCTTTGAACCTGCCCTCTTtgcctgattaattgaaaaTCGACGTGTATAAGAAAAGATTATATAATGGCTCGTTTAAAACatcaactttctttttcttttttcagtttGTATGTTCTCTACCTGAACAGAGAATCAATAAGCTTTTCAACTAGGAAAATCCAAATTACTAGTAGAATTAAACATACAGCTACATGTAAAAACAATAAAGGTATTCTATATTTCTTCGGGTATCTTTTTAAAAGGTGATTAATAGGAAAGGTCAGTACAATCAGACCAAACGAAAACTAAAATTAGTAGATAATAATGAATGGGATATTTCTCTGTAGAGGATGCTATATGAATGTTTGATGTATAAACTCTCATGAAATGTCAAACTAGAATAACTAATTgggaaaaattaatatttggttACAGAATCTATGTAAACGGGACCCAACATCCAGATCAGCATGCACaacttttttatcttaaaaggaAAATCGTGCAAGGAAATATGAAATAAAGCTGAAAAACAAATGCAGCAACTCTTCAAATGATACTCACAATGGCTTTTAAAAGTGATCGGTCATtgtcagtcacaaaagtgacaGCATATCCTTCTCTTCCGGCTCTTGCAGTACGACCCACTCGATGAACATAgcttaatacataaaaaataaataaataaattatcaggAATCCCatacagagaaagagatcatgTTAAGGTGAGATCAACATTTATCATTTACGTAGCAACAAAGGAAAGTGACAAAAACTGCAGGAAGACAATAACACACAACATTTCAAGCAGAGTTACTACCAATATGGATCATAGATTATACCTGGTAAGATCACGTGGACATGCAAAGTTGATAACTGTTTGAACACCAATAATGTCAAGGCCCTATAAATAAAGTCACATGCAACAGTGTCAGATCTATATCCAAAATCCAAAATGCGAAAAGGAAAAGATTTAATAATTGTATGTTCCCCTTAAGATAAAACAGTTTTATTGGATCAAAAAGGGGGTGTTTGAGATAATAATACCATTCAAATTCAAAGTGAGTAAAGAAGAAATAAACATCAAGGATTGACTCTTACACGGGCAGCCACATCTGTTGCAACCAAAAAATCCACTTGCTGCTTCCTGAACTGTTCCAAAGCCTAAATAGACAATCAGAAGTCAGAAAATCTTATGACAACCACAATCAATGCGGAAAATCCTTtcaacaagaaaataaataacaaatgatCCAAATGAACACCATCATTTTAGTATCCCAAAAATGTTGATAGTAACACAAATACAAAGGCAACCCAAGAGCTAAAATACACAAATAAACACATCAATATTAGCAAGTAGCAACATACTTCAAGGCGCTGGGCTTGAGTAAGATTTCCATGAAGCTCAGCAGCTTTTAAGCCAGCTAATCCAAATATAATCTTCAATCTATGTGCAGCTTGCTTTGTTCCACTGCACAtcaaaatgatagattaaacaGTTGGTTAGAGGTAGTAGAATAGTGGCAGAAGggaaataataatcataaagcAGTGCAAATGAAGGAGCAGACTTAAAATCTGAAATAAAAAGACTTGTAGATGATGAAATGAAAACCTGAAGATGATGACTTTGGAAGTAAAAGTTTTGGAGCACATTGCAAGAAGAACTGCTTCCTGATTTACTTCACGCATTCTTCGTATTCTAACAACCCTGAAAAGAAAAACAGTAGTTAACAAAGCTCAAAGGATTTTACTAGATGCTAAAACCTAGCaaacttcaaaaaatttaacataatagTTTTGcataattatcttttatgtGTAAAATACTCTAAACAAACATGAAACACACACTTCATCTGTTCATCTGTTTTTAGAGTTCAAAAAGCCGCTCTGGTTTCTATGTTCATTCCCTCAAAAGCTTTGCATATAAGGGAGAACATTGAAAAAGcattacttatttaattttctttcagaACAACTTGTGATTTTATCACTATCATATGACATACAGCTAATATCAATGGAAATGAGTGatgaaattagaaaatataaaggGAAAGTGAAATAGTAAAGAAATTACTCCTCAGTCAAGGTTGCTGGCCGTTTTGTAGATGGATCAGCAGAAAGACGCAAGGGCTTTGACAGGGAAAGTTTAATAAGTTCATCAACCTCCTCAGTCATTGTTGCTGAAAACAACATAGTCTGCCTTTTTTTGGGACACAAGCGAACCtgtcaaacaataaaaattggtCTAAGACTTGTTTTCATCAAATACTAAAATCaggataaattataaaaacagcATATTTAACTGTAATGATTCTTCCACTAAAACTTACAAGTTCTTGAATTTCAGCACTAAATCCAAGCTCCAATAGACGATCTGCCTCATCAAGGATTAGAACAGCAAGATCATCCAAATCCACGGACATAGCATTGCGTAAATGGTCTATCATGCGTCCTGGAGTAGCCACAACAATGTCTGGCATTGTTCTCAAAGCAGCCTCTTGCACCTAGGATGAGAAAACAccatttttaaacaataaatattaaagGAGGCAATCAGCATTACCTGCGTTACCAATCAACTAGATAATAGTGGGAATTTTTAAAGCTCACATTGCATGCTCTCATCCATTAAAAAACCACCTAATCATGTGATATATATTATCAGTAAGATAACATCTGGTCAAAATGAGAAACCACATATTATGAAATCACCAATGAACTTTTGTTTATCAAATACAATCCTTCGTATtttcccatctgattagtttgaactttgaaatatttcttcaaaagGCTCACTATCTAGTAAGCCATGAGGAAAGGTCATTGTTACAAAAAGCTTTGTTACAGCAATaaatatcatcaacaaaaaGAGATCAGATAATATACAGTGCTCAAATATGTCAAATTTAAGTTAATACTAGTAGGAAAGAAAAATCATCTCTTGAAACAGAAGGATTGATTATTGTGTCAAACAGACAGGAAATGTATTGTAACAGGACCCAACATTTATTGGAATTGTAGATGGAAATGTATAAAAAACGGAAGGTGGAAGAGGATATTTCCAATGGACAAACATAACCCAAACAGCTGACTACATACTGAAAGTATCACAAGAAGCAAATAACTCTATTCTGAACCATCAGCATATCTTATAATTACAAGTCATCATGAAATTGAAACAGTGATCAAACCTTTGTTGACAGACCCCCAACAACCAGGCAACACCTTATATCAGTAAACTGAGCAAGCTTCTCTATCATACTGTGAACTCTgtcaaaaataattagaaataagTATTTGGAAAGCGATTTACATGAATCATGGAAAGAGTGCTTTCAAAATTTTACATCTACAACCTTTCACTGGAAGTATGATAGAATTTGTATTCACATGAatacaattatatatacatacatattgaTTTAAATGAAGCATAATTTGAATTAGAGCATCGACAAGTTTGTACTTATatttacaacaaaaaattatttcaataattttaaataaataattaaggtaTTGAGTAATGCAAAAATTAGATGCATCCAATGCACAACCATGAACTGAGCCATGTATACTCAATGAAGCACATTAGTTCAAGCTTTTGCAAAGGTGGCAGTGAAGAACATGCATGCAATCATAGCCATGATGCAAAGCCATATATGCTAGTAGGCACACCACACACAACATACTCAGCtgaataaaagaagagaacatttATAGTGCACTTCAGTATCTATGGGCCACTTGCCCTCCTAGCACAactaaatattttcaatatttttacataataaatatgatCCAGATGAAAAAATGagaacaattataaaaatacttaCTGGACTGCCAACTCTCTGGTCGGAGTAAGAATGAGGACCCTTATTGCACGCATGCGCTTTGGACGGAACAACAACCTCTCTAAAGTAGGTAGTGCAAATGCAGCTGTCTGCATGGAAACACAATAGCAGGATATGAACAAAGGGGATTAAAAGAAACACCATCATACAGAAACTCAGGCACCAAACCACAGAAGCAAGGCATCACAAATTAACAAACACCCAAAGAAAGTAACAAAGAGATTACCTTCCCTGACCCGGTAATGGCACTACCACATATATCACGACCACTCAATGCCAATGGAATACAAGCTGCCTgttatcaaaattcaaaatcccaaaaaaaatgtaaaattgtcAGGACAAAGTGTCCTACACGGGATAAAATAACATAAGCAATTCCAATAATGCTAAGATTCAAAAGATAAAGCTAAGTCAATTCTTGAAGGTAATGTGTCCTAAATAGCATTGAACTACACAACCAATAAGGctgagaattaaaattaaaataaaaaataaacaaagatgaaaataaaaacctgAATTGGTGTTGGTTTAGAATACCCCAAGGCCTCACAAGCCCGGAGCAAAGGGCGAGACAAATTGAGCTGCAAGAAGGAATCGGCATGGAAAGAGGTTCCACCAGAAGGAGCAAAAAAGGATTTGATGTCACCATCATTAccctcttcttcatcttcttcctccGGTCTATAATCTTCCTAAACAAAcccaacaaattaaaaaagaaaacaaaatcaatttttgaaacAAATAAACACTATTTCCTATCATGAATCACAATGCAAATCCTGAAACATAGAAATGTTAGCAACACACTCTTTTAAACACACAATTATAAGCTCAAATTTAttggaaaacacaaaattaaatagGCCTCACTCCTTTAATGACCCCCCACTCATGATCTAATAACCAAAAAGGGCATGTATAAAGTGTGTTACTATCACTCCTCTAAAACAAATAAGCACTCCTTATAATCTTTCCTAAACATACCCAATAAACAAATAAGcaaacttttataataaaaaaaaaacactttctaTTTAACTCAAAAACAATCTCTGGGACAAACCCAACAGCCCTTCTCTGATCTCCCTAAACAAACCTAACTACATAGAACTAACAAAAACGTAACATTTGAATCAAATAAACGCTTTCTCATGCTAAATAAAGAGAAGAACTTCTTCTATAACGCTCCCCAACAatcccaacaaaaaaaaaaatctatcgtGTATGAGTAAAAACCCAGAAGGGTATACGAATgcacgaaaaaacaaaacgAAAACCCAATAATTACTTGTTCATCAGGTTCGGACTCGGAGCTGTGGTCGAGCTCAGCAACGAGAGGCGTGGAACGTTGTTTGAGTGCTTTTGAGATTTTCTCGTCGACCGAGGTTGTGCTCCTGCGAGCGTGTTCCTCGGCCACTGATTCCGTGTATTTGGCGAAGTCCCATGGAGActgtgttttcttcttcttcttcttcggaACCCGCGCTTCTTTATGCCCTTCTTCTacttctcctccttctccttctgACTCTGATTCTGATCCTGACTCTGGTTCTCCTactgattcttcttcttcttcttcttcgtgttCGGAGTGTTCGATTTCTTCGTCGCTAGGAGGGTCGAAGACGAAGCTCGGCGACATTGTTGGTTCTTTTTGCCGCAGGTTTTTAGAAGGGTTCTTCTTTTTCTGGTAGTATAGTAGtcgttgctgctgctgctgcaatTTCAACGATTTCATAGGAGCAATGGGCCGGGTCGGGTTGAATAAACACTTTGCTCCCTTTTGGCCCAATGGGCTTTGTCCATTGGATAGGGTCGGTGATGTACCTCACCTTCCATTCCCTTTTCAGCCATGGGAATATCCTTGATTGGATACACCAAACTAATCTTTTGCGAGCTTTATTTGATTATGGTGAGAGACTATAACATGTCTCTCAtcatggaaaatatttttttcat from Glycine soja cultivar W05 chromosome 8, ASM419377v2, whole genome shotgun sequence includes:
- the LOC114423391 gene encoding DEAD-box ATP-dependent RNA helicase 28-like, with the translated sequence MKSLKLQQQQQRLLYYQKKKNPSKNLRQKEPTMSPSFVFDPPSDEEIEHSEHEEEEEEESVGEPESGSESESEGEGGEVEEGHKEARVPKKKKKKTQSPWDFAKYTESVAEEHARRSTTSVDEKISKALKQRSTPLVAELDHSSESEPDEQEDYRPEEEDEEEGNDGDIKSFFAPSGGTSFHADSFLQLNLSRPLLRACEALGYSKPTPIQAACIPLALSGRDICGSAITGSGKTAAFALPTLERLLFRPKRMRAIRVLILTPTRELAVQVHSMIEKLAQFTDIRCCLVVGGLSTKVQEAALRTMPDIVVATPGRMIDHLRNAMSVDLDDLAVLILDEADRLLELGFSAEIQELVRLCPKKRQTMLFSATMTEEVDELIKLSLSKPLRLSADPSTKRPATLTEEVVRIRRMREVNQEAVLLAMCSKTFTSKVIIFSGTKQAAHRLKIIFGLAGLKAAELHGNLTQAQRLEALEQFRKQQVDFLVATDVAARGLDIIGVQTVINFACPRDLTSYVHRVGRTARAGREGYAVTFVTDNDRSLLKAIAKRAGSKLKSRIVAEQSIHKWSHIIEQMEDQISEVLHEEREERVLRKAEMEATKAENMIAHREEIFSRPKRTWFVTEKEKKLAAKASKASMDKCKSSGKEVISAEQAEDLRMKEKRKREREKHLPRKKRRKLEAAREMLEEEEDDKQVETKGGNKKEKGGMSLVDLAYRRAKAVKAVKKALDSGKIVEKNKKKSNNNSRKTPSRTEEMRELFQTDMKDKKSKRRGVGGGKKSKSSFKSKSRYKRK